GCTGTATTCCAAAGTCCTCTAATATTGCCATAAATAATTCTTCTGGGGATAGATTTGGGAAGAGAATATAAGCATACTCCACATTATCAGGAATTTGACTGAGGAATTTGCGAATTGTTATTGTTTTTCCTGTTCCAGGTTCTCCTATAATTACTGCAAAACCCTCTTCTGAGCTAAGTAGATACTCAAGGGAAGCAAGGGCTTCCTGATGGACAGATGACATATAGAAAAAATCCACATCAGGTGTAAGTTTAAACGGATTTTCCTTTAAATTAAAAAACTCTAAAAAATCCATCATTTCCCTGTCCTTTTTATTATTGCAGTCAGTTTATACTTTTTTAGCTTATTTTTTATCTTAATGGCTTTTTTCTTATCCTCAGCCCTGATTACAACAAGACTAAGTCCTTTTTTAGTCTTAATTACAGTTATATTTGGAAACTCTTTTTTTAGTCTCTCAGCAAATTTCTTTGCGTTATCAAAATTCCTGAATGCAGCCACCTGAACAAGATAATTATAAACTGGCTGATAAAACTTTATTTCAGGTGTATTAAAAGATAATTTATCTAACTGCTGATTAATCTCCTGAATAATACTTTTTTCATCAAAATTTACCTTTTTAACAAGGGGTTTTTTATTTTTTTTCGGTTTAGGCTTAATAGGTAAACCTTCTGTAATTATACCTTCTTCAGGTAATTTTTTGTCTAATTTTTTGATTTTTTCTACTATTTCTTTCTCTTTTGGAGAATTAAAATAATTAAATCCGTAATAAATTCCGTATGAAATTACACTTATAATTGCAAAAACAACAATTCCCATTAAAACAGGCTTTAAAAAATTCGGTTTATATCCTAAGTCTTTTGGCTCTATAGGAAATTTGCCTATTCTCAGGATGGTATTTTCTGCCTCTTCTATAGAACCACCTGTCATTTTGTAAAGTATTTTCAAGGCTTTTCCTTCAATCTGGGAACCATATTTATCTGTGAAATATTTTTTGAACTCTTTAAACTCAGGAGGTTTAACCTCAAGAATAAAATTTATATTGCCTTCTATTTTTCCTATCTTAAATGGGTTTAGCTTTTCCTTCAGCTGTGGTGTGCCTATCACAAAAACAGATAATTTCTCCTTTATATTTAATAGATGTGCAAGTTCTGACAGCTCTTTTTCTGTCAAATTTTGTGCATTGTTTATAACAATAAATACTCTGCCATCAAAATTTTCCAGAAAATCTATAAATTTAATTAAAAATTCCTCTTTGGATATTTCTGCATCTGCTTCTATCCCAAGGGCTGAAAGGATTTCATTTTTCCATAAAGGTGTAGCTTCAATGAAGATTTTTTTATCAAATGATGAAGAAAGATTATTGATTGCACTGGTTATAACATATTTTTTACCTATACCTTTTTTGCCATAAAGAATTCCAAAAATATTGCTATCTTTTAGAAGATTAAATATAAGCAGATATATATCCTTTTTTTGCTGCCCGTATATCTTTGAGAGCATTAAATCTCCCTACAGGTTAAAAATTTATTAAATTTTAACATTTTCACAACTTATAATATTTTCTATGGAAAAGATTAAACTAACTAACTATGAAGATAAATATCTGGACACAGTTATTGATATACTGATGGATGCTTATCAGGATATTCCTGAATATGGAGAGGCCAATCGTAAACAGGCTAAAAGATATATCAAATGGCTAAAAAAACATTCCACATTTTTCAAAATATTATTTTATGAAGATGAGCCTGCAGCTTTTATTGTAGGAGATGGGAACTGGATTGATATTGAAGGGAAACATGTAGGAGAAATCCATGAACTTTCTGTAAAAAAGAAGTTCTGGGGCAAAAGATTAGGAGATTTCCTTTTAAACAAGGTTCTACAACACTTTAAAGAGCTTGGATTAAAAAAATCTGGACTATGGGTTGGGGAAAAAAATAAACGGGCAATAGATTTTTATAAAAAACACGGATTTCAGGAAACAGGGATAAAGTATTATGGCTGGGTAAGAATGGAGAAAAATCTGTAAAGAAATCTATAGTTATTTATTAATTCCTCAATAGAAATACTTTCCCTGTCTGAATGGGAAATTGATAAATCTGCAAAACCAAAAATTACACATTCAAACCCTGCTTTATGGTAATTGGAAGCATCTGTCCAGGAGGGCATAATACCTTCTTTTGCTTCGGTGTTAAATTCATTCTGATATGCTTTTTTCAATAGACCAATTAGCTGTCCTTTTTTAAATCTGTTAAACTCTTCATAATCCTCAATAATAACTTCTATCTGTGTGTCCATATTATCTATAACATCTGTAAGCCTACTTTCTATGTCAGAAACAAACTCATTTTCAAATATCTTAAACTCACACAAAACCTCTGCTTTATCAGGAACAGCATAATGTTCCCAGCCACTATTAAATCGGAGGATATTAACAGGTCTGTTTAACTCTTTTTCAATAAGATTTATTGCCTTAAAGGCTTCTTTTGCAGGATTTTTGAACTTTTCAAACTCAGAGGCGTGGGCAGACGGTAGGTTGACCTTGAGGCGAAATTCATAGGTTCCCATCTGGGCAGTGCATAGCTTACCGTAGGTTGGTTCTAAAACAAGAATGCTTTCAACAGGCTCTAAAACCTTTATTAACTCCTGTGAACCAAGGGCAGTGTTCTGCTCCTCATCCACCGTAAAAGCAATGGATACAGGGACAAAGCCATACTTTTTATAAAAATCCTCAAGGGCTATTATGAGGGCTGCTATTAAGCCTTTTGTATCTGCAGCACCTCTACCGTATATTCTGCCATTTTTTTCATAAGGCCTAAAAGGGTCTTTCATATTGATAGGTGGAACAGTATCTACATGGATGTTAATTAAAATTGGCTTTTCAGGAAAAATGCTGTAAATGTTGTAGAGATTATTTTTATTTATTTTCTGGTCTTCAAATTTTATAAAATTTAGTCTGTCTTTTAGATATTCCTGTATCTGTGAACAATCCCTGTGGGAAGGTATGGATATCAGTTTAAAAAGCTCATCTTTAAGCCTTTTTTCTAAACTGAGTATCTCTGCTCTCTCCATGGGTCTCCAAGAATATGATATCCTCTCTGTTCCCAGAACCCCGGTCTATTCTCAGGCATAAACTCAATACCTGACACAAATTTTGCACTTTTCCATGAGTATAGTTTGGGAACAATAAGCCTCAACGGATAACCATGGTCTGCAGGTAAAGGTTTGCCAAATAGCTTATAAGCGAATATCACATCTTCATCAAAGAAATATTCAAGGGGGATATTAGTAGTATAGCCATCTAAAGAATGTATCATCACTGCTTTTGCAGTATCTTTTATATTTACTAACTTTTTAATCTCATCAACATGAAAGCCTATCCATTCAACATCAGGATAGCTCCATCTGGTAACACAATGGAAATCAGCTATCAGCTCTACCTTTTCCAGCTCCAGAATATCATCCCAGGTTAAAACAACAGGCTCTTCAACCTCTCCGAAGATTTTTAACCTGTAAGAAGATAAATCTATATCAGGAGGGTCGGATATACCAAGGATATGGAGTTTACTTGTCCAGTGCTGCCCAGGAGGGAGCCTATCTGTTCTACTGTTTATGGGACTAACTATTCTTCTCAACTTTGATTACCACTACAAGTAGGACATATTCCGGTAAATACTACATCCCACGTTTCCACTGAATATCCTTTTTTGTTCAGAATGTCTGTTTTCATTTCAACAATCCCTTCTGTTTCTATATCATAAATACTATTACACTGGGCACATTTAAAATGAAAGTGTCTGTCTATTCTCCCATCAAATCTACTTTGTTTTCCATCATTCAACTCTAATATAAGCCCTTCTTCTTTAAGAATTTTCAAGTTTCTATAAACTGTACCAAGGCTTATATTAGGGATAACTTCTCTTGCCCTTTCATATATCCAGTCTGCTGTTGGATGGATATCAGTAGACCTTAAAATATCCAGAATAACCTTTCTTTGCTGGGTATTTCTTCTTTTAATCTCTTTCATTTACCTCACCTTTTTTAGTTTCATTAATTAATATTAATAGTAATCTAATCTGTTTTAAAGTATGATATAAAACAGGAAAAACACAACTTATATATTATAAACCATCAGGGAGGCAAGATGAAAAGGGCTAAAATCGTCGCAACATTGGGACCAGCCACAAACACAGAAAGTAGAATAAAAGAATTAATCAAAAATGGTGTAGATGTCTTTAGATTTAACTTTTCCCATGGAGACCATCCAACCCACAGGGAAAATCTTGAAAAAATCAGAAAGGTATCAAAAAAACTAAAAAAAGAAGTTGCTATCCTCCAAGACCTGTCGGGTCCCAAAATAAGAGTAGGAGAAGTAAAAGAACCTTTTTATCTACATTATGAAGATGAGATATGGATAGTTAAAGATAATATCGTAGGAAATAAAGATAAAATAACAATAAACCATCCTGAAATATTAGACAAACTCAAGAAAGGCGACAGAATATACATAGCAGATGGCACAATCAGGCTGGAAGTTATCAAAAAAACCCAGAAAGGAGTTTTATGTAAGGTTCTGGTTGGTGGGATGGTTTCATCCCGTAAAGGTGTAAATTTTCCAAATATAAAACTGGATATCCCAGCTTTAACAGAAAAGGACAAAAAAGACCTGAAATTTGGTATTGAGATTGGGATTGATATTGTTGCCCTTTCCTTTGTAAAAACAGCAAAGGATGTTCAGGAAGCCAAAAAGTATGTAAAAAAATTTGGTGGGGATGTTCCTGTATTTGCAAAAATAGAAAAACATGAAGCAATAGAACATATAGATGAAATAATAGATGAAGCAGATGGGATAATGGTTGCCAGAGGTGATTTAGGGGTTGAGATAGACATGGAAAAAGTTCCTGTCCTTCAAAAAATGATTATCAAAAAATGTAATGAAAAAGGTAAACCTGTTATAACAGCAACCCAGATGCTAACCTCAATGCTTACTTCACCCAGACCAACAAGGGCTGAAGTCTCAGATATAGCCAATGCTGTTTTAGATGGAACAGACGCAGTAATGCTGTCTGATGAAACGGCAGTGGGGAAATATCCTGTGGAAGCTGTAAAGGTAATGAAAAGAACCATTGAGGAAACAGAAAAGATATATCCGTTTTATCAGGATAGACCTGTTGAGGATACAACAACAGCCATAGCTTCTGCAGGTAGCTCACTTGCAAAAGATGTTAATGCCAGCTCAATAGTGGCATTTACAAAATCAGGTAGAACAGCCATAAATGTTGCTAAATTCAGACCTGCCTGCAGAATTCTGGGGATTACACACGATATAAAGGTCTTAAGAAGACTGAATATAGTCTGGGGAGTTGAGCCTTATATGGTAATAGAAGAGGAACTGGACACAGATGATATGCTCAGAAGATTTGTTAAACAGGCTTATAAAAAGGATTTCAGCAAAAAGGATATTATTGTTGCTCTGCTTGGTTATGTAGGAGGGCTTACAGGCTCAACCAGCATAGTCAGGATAATAAGAGATAAAGACCTTAAACAGCTACTTGGCAAATAATATTATATCAGCCCTTCTGTTATTGCCTTTATCCCTTCCAGTCCTTTCATTGGGAGGGATATATGCTTTGAAGATGGGACATCATAATCCCGTGGATTTATTCTTATAAGAGTTCCATTGTATCTGTAAGCAATACTTTCGGATGTTACTCTAACTGTTGGAACCGCTTTTCCAGCTCCTATCTCAACAATTGCAAGTTTGTAATCCATGTCGTATATATGTTCAAGCCAGTTTTCAAATCTAAATTCCTGTCCCTGCGTTCTGTGGGAAATCCATTCCCAGTCTCCAAACATCAGTATATTCGGCCGTGCTATCTCTCCACAATGGATACATCTTGGTAGAGGTTCTTTTGCCTCAAATTTTTCCATATCTATCTCAACTTCTATGTCATCTGCGGGCCATATATCATCTGTGCAGGGTAATGTGCACTGGAGATGATGAATTGAACCGTGTATCTCAACAATTCTTTTTTCATCATAACCGGCTTTCTGGAACTGACCATCAACATTGGAGGTAAAAACAAAATATTTTCCTTTTTTGCTTTCACCTAACTTTCTGAGTATATGAAATCCTTCATGTGGCTGTGTCTTCCTGTATAGATTAAGTCTGTGTCCATAAAAAGCCCATGCCAGCTTTGGATTTTCTTTAAACCATCTTGGATTGGCAAGCTCTTCAAATCTAAGTCCCAGCTTCTTGGCAATAGGATAGGCTCTCCAGAAACCCTCTGTTCCCCTGAAATCAGGCAGACCACTATCAACTCCAATACCTGCCCCTGCAGTAATCAGCAGGGCATCTGCCTCTTTTAAAACCTCTTTAGCTTGCTGAATATTTTTTTCTAAATCCATAGCGAATAACTTTATTTATGTTCCAAAATATTTTACGCTATTTCATAAGTTAAAGAAATAATGTTGCCTAAGCATTCCTGATTAAATTTTCTATCAAATTATTAATCCCTTTTCTCTGACTTCTTGGAACAACGGTATTAAAAGATATTTAGTCCATTCTTCTTTTGAGACAACTACAGGGCTTATATTGGTATCCAATTTCCAATTAATTTCAGTTATTTTATTAATGATTTTTTTCTTCATTTTCCAATTTAAATCTGGAATTATTATTAGTAAATCTAAATCACTTCCCTGTGTATGTTCTCCATAAATTTTTGAGCCATATACAAAAATTTCCCCTCCATTGAAATTTTGACTTAAAAATTCCTTAATTTCTTTTAATGCTTTTTCTTCCTTATATGTAAAACTAACTTTAACTAATTTCTTCATATATTTCCTCTCTAAGTTCTTCAATAGACTTATCTGTTTCAAGAATACCGAATAATCTGTCTAAAGCTCTTTTTACTAATTCCTCTTCTTCTAATTCCCTTATTAATTTCTCAATTTTATCTGGAGGTAGATGTGTTGATATTTCTATTTCCCTTTCGTTATCTGATTTTATTATTACCTTAGTCATTATTTAAACCTCTAAATTTAATTTCATAAAATTAAACATAATCTTTTATACTTTAAAGTCCAGACAAAATATTTTTATAATATTTTCATCTTTAGAATTTCTCTAATTCTGTTTGAGATTACTCTGACAGCTTCTTCCATGATTAGTTTTCCGTATTTTTCTTTGGCAAGCCATGGGGCTGATTCCATTCTGCCATCTGGATAGGCCTGTTTGAATTCTTCACGGGAAAGTGGGTAATAAATCTGATTTCTCGGTTTGGTTAATCTTTTTTTCTCTGATGGTTTTGTTTTGAAAGCCTCAGGTCTAAGTAATTTTGTTATTGAGACTTCAGATGGAGTGGCATGGTATCCATTTTTATCCTCAAATATATCTCTCTCTATCTCCTGAACTTCAGGAAGTAAAAACCAGGATATAATTTCAAATATTCCTTTTTTGTTTTCATATTTCAGCTGGGTAAAGGCTGTTTTTACAGGCTCTATATTCCCACCATGCCCATTTATAAAAACAATTCTTCTAAAACCATGGTCTAAAAAAGAATTAACAATATCCTTAATTACACCTACCATTGTTTCAGGTGAAAGTGTTACTGTGCCTTTAAAACCCATGTGGTGTTGGGACATACCGTAAGTCAACGTAGGTGCCACCAGAATATCAAGTCTTTTTCCTACCTCTCTGGCAATAGCCTCAGCTGTAATAAAATCCGTCCCAATAAGGCCGTAAGGACTATGCTGCTCCGTTGAACCAATAGGAATAAGAACAATATCCTTTTCCACTAAATATGCTTCTACTTCCACATAAGATAGATTTTCCAGCAGCATCACTCCACCTTCAAAAAGTATTTAAATTTTTTATAGTATCTCAAATTTTTTAGCTGATTTAAATTTGTAAAGCCGCCGTTTTCTTCCCTTAGCTTTATTATTTTCGTTGCAGTTTTTTCTTTTATATATGGGACTTTTATCAAAGTATTTATATCTGCTGTGTTTATATTAATTTTTAATCTGTCAGGTGAAAATACTTTTCCTTTCTGTAAAAAAATCTTATTTATCCCAAAGGATAAACCAACCATCAACAACACCAGCAAGACCTGATATCTAAGTAAGACCCTCTCTGCCATGAAGCTCCCTCTGAAGACCCAGTAGATTTTCTATCAGTTCCATATCTTTGTGTGTTATTCTCACTTCGTTATCTGCTTTTCTCAATGGGAAAGGATATCCTGAGACGGCAAAATAATGCAGGGTGTCCATTATATACTCAGGGGTTATATCTGTATGTTCAGGATTTTCATAAACCTCTATCAGTGATATTGTTCTACCTTCATCATATTTAGAATAAAAATATTTTATACTCACCTCTTTAAGCTGAAAGGCTATCTCCCTTTCTACCATTTCAAATATCTCAGAAAATTCCCATTTTGTCTCTTCAAGATTTAGATAAACCGGTTTTGTATATCCTTCTTCGGTAATATGCTGGTGCAAAATTCTGATATCTGGTAAGGATTTATTAAACAGCTCTGTTGAATGGGAGGTTTTTGCTATTCCAATAACAACAGGCTTCCAGTCAAGTCCGTAAAATAACTTATGAAGAAGCAGCAGATACTCAAAATATGCAAGTTTTGCCAGTGTTGCTTCTACAACATCTGTTCTGTTTCCTTTATTTCCCAGAACTTCAACAAGTCTTGCTATTACTTTATTTTTTATTGAAAAAGCAGCTATATCCTCATCAAATAGATTTTCCTTTAGCTCTTTTATAAACTCACCTGCAACATTTGCTATTTTTCCTTCAAACTCTTCACCAGAAAACCAGTCTGTTTTAGGAAATATCGTTATAAATCTGCTGCTGAGTGTTCCATCTATAAGCAAAAATTCAGGTTTTTCCTTTAAAGCAAGCTTTAACAGAGCTTTCAATTCACACAAAAACATCAGCATTCTGAGATACTGGTCAATAAGCTCTGTTTTTTTTATCACAGAAAGGCCTATTTCACCTACAACCTCTTCTGAGTATTCCTGCTCCTGATGAAAGTTTATTGCATAACCTGCAACTGAATACAGATAAAAACCAAGATAATGTTTTTTGTTCAGAGAGCCGTCCTCTGCTGCTGTTGTTCTAAATACCGGAGATGGTTCATAAGAATTCCATTTTGAAAAAACTTCTTCTTTTGTTATTTCATCAGAAAGTGTTATTGCAAGCTGGGATAATTCCTGTTTTAAACGGTAAGTTTTATTTAAAAGTTCGGGTCTCAAGTGTATCCCCTCTTTTTGAGGATATTATACATCAATCGGGTCATCTCTGTGAGGAACCCAGACCTCACGGAAAAACTTTTGTTCGTTTTTTAGATAATCCTCAGGGACTTTTTTGATTATATTTTCTGCCCATTGTTCTATTTTTTTGCCTCCTTCTTCTCCAAAACGCCAAAAAATATTCTTTTTGTATTCTTCAGGGGTTTCCACTTTTCCTGCCACATAAGGCCAGCCGTTATAGGCAGCAAGTTTAAATGTTTTAAATGTTTCCCAGTCCAGCTGTTCCTCTTTTTTCTTCCTTTTTTCTTCTTCTTCGTGGTATCTCCTTTCTGAATGGGCAAGTCTTTTGAATATGGCATATTTCAGGGCTTCTGCTATTCCTATGGCTTCTGCAAGGTCTTCAGGGTATCCAAGTCTTAATGCTCGGTATTTTTGTAGGGCAGCCATTTTAGGAAATCTGTTCACCAGCATTTATCTCTCCTGATATTTGACTTTTATATCAAAGAATTTACCTAAATAGCTGAATAAGTCATCAGGTTTATTAGCTACCATCATAAGCACCATCATATCCTGAAATGCCACATCATTTTTTGCTTTTATGTTTATGGTTATTTTACCTTTTCCATTTTTTATTATGAAAATAAATCCTTTTATCAGCTCTTTTTCCACAGGATTTGTGGCTTTAGCAAGCTCTTTTTGTAGGTCAGAAAGGATTTTTGATTTTATTTCCTCAGGGGATTTATGCTCCCTTTTTGCCATATCCTCAATCAGCTGTTGTGTAGCCCCTCTGTCTACATACTCAATACTCAAAAACTGAGGCTTTATCTGGAGTAATTTGCTAAAAAGCATCATATAATCTGCAGGATTTGACTGTTTATCATAATCATAGTTAAAGATAATCGGGTCAACATCTTTTAGGCTGAATGAAAATTTCAGATGGAACTTGTCGTTGTAAATTTCAGTATATTTCAGGTGGTAGATTTTTTTATCAGATTGATAAATATAGGATTGTTTCAGGTTAAGATTTATATGAAAATCCTTTGAACTGGCCTCAAAATCTTTAACCTCTGCAGTCAGTTTTATTGGGAATTTAAAATCTTTGTTCTCTCCAAAATCATAAACTTTTATCTCTTTTATCTTTCCTGTGTATCCCTTTTCAGGATAATCCTTTATGGTGATATTTTTTAAAATGGCTGTGTTTGTTATCGGCTCAAAATCGTATTCACCTATTGTTATTTTTTCTTTCAGTTCATCCTGTGAAAGTATTTTATCAACCGTTTCTTTAACCTTTTGAACCCCTGTCCATTTTGCATAAAGATATGTTCCGGATATTCCCAGTAGGATTAAAACAACTGCTCCGATTGCTATCAGTTTTTTGTTCATCCCCTCTCTCCCGTAATTTTTTCATAAAGTTTTGAGATTTCTTCTTTTAGTTTATCAACTCCTTCAAGGGTTGCAAGGGAAACAGGAACAAATGTGTACCCTTTTTCTTCAAAATATCTTTTTAGCCTGTCTATTTCTGTTTTGTCTGACAGGATATCTATTTTGTTTCCTACAACAATCTGTGGTTTTTCAAGTAGCTGTGGGGAGAACTTTTCCATTTCTTTGTTTATTACTTCAAAAGCCTCTTCAGGCTCCCTTTCCCTGTAATCTGATATATCAATCATATGAATTAGAGCCTTTGTCCTTTCTATATGTCTTAAAAACTCATGTCCAAGACCGTGTCCTTCTGCTGCTCCTTCTATAAGTCCGGGGATATCGGCTATAACAACATTCTTTCCATAATCCAGTTTTAAAACACCTAAGACTGGAGCAAGGGTTGTAAATGGATAATCTGCTATCTTTGGTCTTGCATTGGATAAAACAGATATAAGGGTTGATTTTCCAGCATTTGGAAATCCTACTATACCAATATCAGCAATCAGCTTAAGCTCAAGCTCTATCCATTTTTCCTCCCCAGGCTGCCCTTCTTCTGCGTAATCAGGGGACTGGTTTGTTGAGGTTTTAAATGCGGCATTTCCTTTACCACCTTTTCCTCCTTTTGCTACGACAACTGTCTGACCATTTTTTGTAAGGTCTGCTATTATCTCTCCTGTTTCTGCATCTTTTACAACTGTTCCGACAGGAACTTTTATTATAAGGTCTTCCCCATTTTTTCCATGTTTATTACTTCCTGAACCGTGTTGCCCCTTTTGTGCTTTGTAATGCCTTTTATGTTTAAAATCCAGTAGTGTTGTCAGTCTATCATCAGCCTGTAGTATCACATCTCCACCTTTTCCGCCATTACCACCTGCAGGGCCCCCTAAAGGAACAAACTTCTCCCTGCGGAAAGCAACACAGCCATTTCCACCATCTCCACCTTTTACATAAATCTTGGCTTTATCTACAAACTTCATACTTCTCCCTCTGTCTTTTTTTGGGAATAATTTATTCCTGCAGCAATTTTTTGCTAATTATCCTAATTTTATCTCGGTTAGAATACCAAAAGGAACGGCAAGCCCTGTGATAAATCCTGTTCCCGGTTTTAAAAATGGTAGGATATTAAAAATATCCTCTTTTGAATATTCAAAAAATACAGATACAGCCTCAAGGTCATTTCTGTTAATCAGCTTGAAAACTGCCTGTGTGTTTAGCTGTGAAAGGACATACTTGCTTATGTTTGCAGGTCTCTGGGTTATTGCAATAAGGCCAAGGTCAAACTTTCTTCCCTCTGTAGCGATTTTCCTTGCCATTACATAAGAAATATTTGAAGAGCCTGCCTGAATTTCCCCAAATCCTTTTTCTGGGGCAAAGTTCTGGGCTTCTTCCAGAATAACAACACGCTTTTTATCGTCTGATTTTGCCTTTCTGAATATCTCTTTCATCACAAGACCGGCTATATTTACCCTTGTTGTAGGATTTTCTATTTTTTCAAAATCAAAGATAATAAAGTTTTTATTGCTGTTAATTGCTTCAAATAATTCCTGTGTAAGATTTGTATGGTATCTAAGGGCTTCTTCAGGGTAATCTCTCTTTAGCATATCCAGAAAAGTCAAAAGCTCAGACCTGAGTTCTCCTTTTAGCTCTGTCATGTCTACTGCATTTAGTATCGCATCCTCAAGGGAAATTTCTCTAAAACCAATTATCTGGAGGTCAGGCTTAAGGAGTTTTCTGAAATATGCAGCTACCTTTTTTTCTTCATAAGATTTTTCCTGAAAGTTTATTCCGTATTCTTTAAACAGATTTTTTATATCATCAAAATTAACAGGATAAAGTATATCCGGAATTTCTAAGATATGGGGATTTTTAACTGATTTTTTATATTCACCGTATAGGTCTATTATAAATGTCTGGATATCTGAGTATTCCATATTTTCCAGCACCCTCCGAACAAATGTTGTTTTTCCTGAACCTGTAGTTCCCAGCACAGCCATATGCATGGTGTATATCTTTTCCATATCAATAAAGGCATTAAGGGATGTATTAAACAGTTTTCCAAATTTTACAGGCTTGCCCATCTGGTATCCTGCATGGTTTATCTGCATAATGTCTTCTATCTCTTTTTCATCATGAAGGGTGTAAATCAATGAACCGGCCTGGGGCGGTGTCATAGGGGTTTTTAAAATACTTTCTTTCTCTCTGATTTTTTCAGGATTAAATTCTGCAAGTATCTCTATCTGGGCTATGCGTAGGTTTTGATTTTTCTCATTTAAATAGGCAAACAGCAGAGCTTTTCTGAAAAGTTCATCCTTCTGTTCCAAAACAGCTTCTATTTTCTGGGTTTCTGACAGCATTGAACGGGATGCAAAATTATAAAATGTTGAGAACAAAGAACTGTTTAATTCTTTGATAACAGCTATTCTTCCCAGTAAAAAAGCTGTTTCGGAGGTTGGGATTTTTATGTATGTTTGCTGGGGAAGTTCCTCAAACAAAAATGCTTCAACATTTATTGAACTAAGGCTGTTAAGAACAATGCCGGCTATATTCTCAAACAGGTTTATGGATTTTTTCTTAATTTCTTCAAACTGCTGAAGTAATTCTTTTATCTCCTGTTTACTTTCAATTAAAACTGCCGTCTCTATATTTCCATCTTCATAAAGACCTGATTTTGTGATATTTGCAGAGCCTATAACGGCTTTTTGATTATCTATAATTACAAATTTTGAGTGTATGTCTGGATTTAAATAAACTTTGCCGCCGATAGATTTCATCTTTTTAAGAATATCTATATCTGTTATTGCAAAATCCTCAAGTTCAGAACCTCGGATTATCAGTTGAATATC
This genomic window from Persephonella sp. IF05-L8 contains:
- a CDS encoding AAA family ATPase yields the protein MLSKIYGQQKKDIYLLIFNLLKDSNIFGILYGKKGIGKKYVITSAINNLSSSFDKKIFIEATPLWKNEILSALGIEADAEISKEEFLIKFIDFLENFDGRVFIVINNAQNLTEKELSELAHLLNIKEKLSVFVIGTPQLKEKLNPFKIGKIEGNINFILEVKPPEFKEFKKYFTDKYGSQIEGKALKILYKMTGGSIEEAENTILRIGKFPIEPKDLGYKPNFLKPVLMGIVVFAIISVISYGIYYGFNYFNSPKEKEIVEKIKKLDKKLPEEGIITEGLPIKPKPKKNKKPLVKKVNFDEKSIIQEINQQLDKLSFNTPEIKFYQPVYNYLVQVAAFRNFDNAKKFAERLKKEFPNITVIKTKKGLSLVVIRAEDKKKAIKIKNKLKKYKLTAIIKRTGK
- a CDS encoding GNAT family N-acetyltransferase, whose product is MEKIKLTNYEDKYLDTVIDILMDAYQDIPEYGEANRKQAKRYIKWLKKHSTFFKILFYEDEPAAFIVGDGNWIDIEGKHVGEIHELSVKKKFWGKRLGDFLLNKVLQHFKELGLKKSGLWVGEKNKRAIDFYKKHGFQETGIKYYGWVRMEKNL
- a CDS encoding M20/M25/M40 family metallo-hydrolase, producing the protein MERAEILSLEKRLKDELFKLISIPSHRDCSQIQEYLKDRLNFIKFEDQKINKNNLYNIYSIFPEKPILINIHVDTVPPINMKDPFRPYEKNGRIYGRGAADTKGLIAALIIALEDFYKKYGFVPVSIAFTVDEEQNTALGSQELIKVLEPVESILVLEPTYGKLCTAQMGTYEFRLKVNLPSAHASEFEKFKNPAKEAFKAINLIEKELNRPVNILRFNSGWEHYAVPDKAEVLCEFKIFENEFVSDIESRLTDVIDNMDTQIEVIIEDYEEFNRFKKGQLIGLLKKAYQNEFNTEAKEGIMPSWTDASNYHKAGFECVIFGFADLSISHSDRESISIEELINNYRFLYRFFSILTQP
- a CDS encoding sulfite oxidase-like oxidoreductase, which translates into the protein MRRIVSPINSRTDRLPPGQHWTSKLHILGISDPPDIDLSSYRLKIFGEVEEPVVLTWDDILELEKVELIADFHCVTRWSYPDVEWIGFHVDEIKKLVNIKDTAKAVMIHSLDGYTTNIPLEYFFDEDVIFAYKLFGKPLPADHGYPLRLIVPKLYSWKSAKFVSGIEFMPENRPGFWEQRGYHILGDPWREQRYSV
- a CDS encoding transcriptional repressor, with amino-acid sequence MKEIKRRNTQQRKVILDILRSTDIHPTADWIYERAREVIPNISLGTVYRNLKILKEEGLILELNDGKQSRFDGRIDRHFHFKCAQCNSIYDIETEGIVEMKTDILNKKGYSVETWDVVFTGICPTCSGNQS
- the pyk gene encoding pyruvate kinase yields the protein MKRAKIVATLGPATNTESRIKELIKNGVDVFRFNFSHGDHPTHRENLEKIRKVSKKLKKEVAILQDLSGPKIRVGEVKEPFYLHYEDEIWIVKDNIVGNKDKITINHPEILDKLKKGDRIYIADGTIRLEVIKKTQKGVLCKVLVGGMVSSRKGVNFPNIKLDIPALTEKDKKDLKFGIEIGIDIVALSFVKTAKDVQEAKKYVKKFGGDVPVFAKIEKHEAIEHIDEIIDEADGIMVARGDLGVEIDMEKVPVLQKMIIKKCNEKGKPVITATQMLTSMLTSPRPTRAEVSDIANAVLDGTDAVMLSDETAVGKYPVEAVKVMKRTIEETEKIYPFYQDRPVEDTTTAIASAGSSLAKDVNASSIVAFTKSGRTAINVAKFRPACRILGITHDIKVLRRLNIVWGVEPYMVIEEELDTDDMLRRFVKQAYKKDFSKKDIIVALLGYVGGLTGSTSIVRIIRDKDLKQLLGK
- a CDS encoding Sir2 family NAD-dependent protein deacetylase, yielding MDLEKNIQQAKEVLKEADALLITAGAGIGVDSGLPDFRGTEGFWRAYPIAKKLGLRFEELANPRWFKENPKLAWAFYGHRLNLYRKTQPHEGFHILRKLGESKKGKYFVFTSNVDGQFQKAGYDEKRIVEIHGSIHHLQCTLPCTDDIWPADDIEVEIDMEKFEAKEPLPRCIHCGEIARPNILMFGDWEWISHRTQGQEFRFENWLEHIYDMDYKLAIVEIGAGKAVPTVRVTSESIAYRYNGTLIRINPRDYDVPSSKHISLPMKGLEGIKAITEGLI
- a CDS encoding nucleotidyltransferase domain-containing protein yields the protein MKKLVKVSFTYKEEKALKEIKEFLSQNFNGGEIFVYGSKIYGEHTQGSDLDLLIIIPDLNWKMKKKIINKITEINWKLDTNISPVVVSKEEWTKYLLIPLFQEVREKGLII